In Thunnus albacares chromosome 10, fThuAlb1.1, whole genome shotgun sequence, a single window of DNA contains:
- the LOC122990056 gene encoding protein NLRC3-like: MKSNWSMNEPIYFKPGQPADGRIQQQRPDSPGPEPSCLSFKSNWSKGGFINFKGGRPSADQIVDQESSEVPSDQSAQQHQPHLDTIFMLLEENIITFVKNELKKMQKVLNPDYPECYESQREGEEVLDSEEEEQRRSSREAFQKITLHFLRRMKQEELADRLQNKSPAMFNYKLKYNLKKKFQCVFEGIAKAGNPTPLNQIYTELYITEGGTADVNDEHEVIQIETVSWKPDRPETTIRQEDIFKALPGRDEPIRTVMTKGVAGIGKTVLTQKFTLDWAEDKANQDIHFTFPFTFRELNVLKEKKYSLVELVHHFFTETKEAGICRFEEFQVVFIFDGLDECRLPLDFHNNEILTDVTVSTSVDVLLTNLIRGKLLPSARLWITTRPAAANQIPPECVGMVTEVRGFTDPQKKKYFRKKFRDKERASSIVSYIKRSRSLYIMCHMPVFCWITATVLEDVSMSIGEGELPKTLTEIYIHFLVVQSKLKKVKYDGGAETDPHWSPETRKMIESLGKLAFEQLQKGNLIFYESDLTECGIDIRAASVYSGVFTQIFKEERGLYQDKVFCFIHLSVQEFLAALHV; encoded by the exons ATGAAGAGTAACTGGTCCATGAATGAACCTATATATTTTAAACCTGGACAACCTGCTGATGGAAG gatccagcagcagagaccagactctcctggacctgaacccagctgtctGTCCTTTAAGAGCAACTGGTCGAAGGGCGGTTTCATTAATTTTAAAGGAGGACGTCCATCTGCTGATCAGAT AGTGGaccaggagagctcagaggttcccagTGATCAGTCTGCCCAGCAGCATCAACCACACCTGGACACCATATTTATG ctgctggaggagaacatcaTCACCTTTGTGAAGAatgagctgaagaagatgcagaaaGTTCTGAAtccagattacccagaatgctaTGAGAGTCAGAGGGAGGGTGAGGAGGTGTTGgacagtgaggaggaagagcagaggaggagcagcagagaggcatttcagaagatcacactgcacttcctgaggagaatgaagcaggaggagctggctgaccgtCTGCAGAACA AATCTCCTGCCATGTTTAATTATAAACTCAAGTATAACTTGAAGaagaagttccagtgtgtgtttgaggggattgctaaagcaggaaacccaacccctctgaatcagatctacacagagctctacatcacagagggagggactgcagatgtcaatgatgaacatgaggtcataCAGATTGAAACAGTATCCtggaaaccagacagaccagaaacaacaatcagacaagaagacatctttaaagccttaCCTGggagagatgaaccaatcagaacagtgatgacaaagggagtggctggcattgggaaaacagtcttaacacagaagttcactctggactgggctgaagacaaagccaaccaggacatacacttcacatttccattcactttcagagagctgaatgtgctgaaagagaaaaagtacagcttggtggaacttgttcatcacttctttactgaaaccaaagaagcaggaatctgcaggtttgaagagttccaggttgtgttcatctttgacggtctggatgagtgtcgacttcctctggacttccacaacaatgagatcctgactgatgtcaCAGTGTCCACCTCAGTAGATGtactgctgacaaacctcatcagggggaaactgcttccctctgctcgcctctggataaccacacggcctgcagcagccaatcagatccctcctgagtgtgtcGGCATGGTGACAGAAGTCAGAGGGTTCACCGAcccacagaagaagaagtactTCAGGAAGAAATTCAGAGATAAGGAGAGGGCCAGCAGCATTGTCTCCTACATCAAGAGATCACGAAGCCTctacatcatgtgccacatgccagtcttctgctggatcactgctacagttctggaggatgtgtCGATGAGCATAGGGGaaggagagctgcccaagaccctgactgagatatacatccacttcctggtggttcagtccaaactgaagaaGGTCAAGTAcgatggaggagctgagacagatccacactggagtccagagaccaggaagatgattgagtctctgggaaaactggcttttgagcagctgcagaaaggcaacctgatcttctatgaatcagacctgacagagtgtggcatcgatatcagagcagcctcagtgtactcaggagtgttcacacagatctttaaagaggagagagggctgtaccaggataaggtgttctgcttcatccatctgagcgttcaggagtttctggctgctcttcatgtc
- the LOC122990129 gene encoding uncharacterized protein LOC122990129, with product MKISENQSTERSINLFHCLNELNDHSLVEQIQQYLSSGSLSTDKLSPAQWSALAFILLSSEKDLDVFDLRKYSASEEALLRLLPVVKASNKALLSGCNLSERSCAALSSVLSSQSCSLRELEVSNNNFQDSGVKLLSAGLESPQCTLKTLSLSGCLITEEGCASLASALSSNPSHLTELDLSYNHPGASGEKLLFAGLEDPHWRSQVITTCVDDNVARLTQGGLNVLLGLLVVASLCESVVERVGVGVTAGRCDDLVSVGVEVEAEDGLLSQEQFLSHSSEFSPCSLSVLLQLLDLSSQLLQGGLQLIPHLAVLVFELLCGLSGCLLDPNTANRNLKLSDNNRKVTCVKEDQSYPDHPDRFDCWHQLLCRNDLTGRCYWEVEWRGRISISVSYRGISRKGHSEDCWFGWNDQSWRLNCSDDGGYSVWHNKMQTSISSSSSSSSSSSSSSSVSNRVAVYVDCPAGTLSFYRVSSDTLIHLHTFNTTFTQPLCAGFGFNPGSSVSLCGL from the exons ATGAAGATCAGTGAGAATCAGTCtacagagagaagcatcaatctgtttcactgtctgaatgaactgaatgatcatTCTCTAGTGGAGCAGATCCAACAGTATCTGAGttcaggaagtctctccacagataaactgtctcctgctcagtggtcagctctggcCTTCATCCTACTGTcctcagaaaaagatctggatgtgtttgacctgAGGAAATACTCTGCGTCAGAAGAGGCTCTTctcaggctgctgccagtggtcaaagcctcaaacaaagctct ACTAAGTGGCTGTAACCtgtcagagagaagctgtgcagctctgtcctcagttctcagctcccagtcctgtagtctgagagagctggaagtgagtaacaacaactttcaagattcaggagtgaagctacTGTCTGCcggactggagagtccacagTGTACACTGaaaactctcag tctgtcaggatgtctgatcacagaggaaggctgtgcttctctggcctcagctctgagctccaacccctcccatctgacaGAGCTTGActtgagctacaatcatccaggagcttcaggagagaagctgctgtttgctggactggaggatccacactggaga TCTCAGGTCATTACTACCTGTGTGGATGATAATGTGGCTAGGTTGACCCAAGGTGGACTCA ATGTTTTGCTAGGCCTGCTGGTAGTGGCCTCCCTTTGTGAGTCTGTGGTagagagggtgggggtgggCGTTACTGCAGGTCGTTGTGATGACCTGGTGTCAGTcggggtggaggtggag GCTGAGGATGGTTTGCTCTCTCAGGAGCAGTTCCTCTCTCATAGCAGTGAGTTTTCTCCCTGTAGCCTGTCtgtcctgctgcagctcctggacctctcctctcagctcctgCAGGGAGGTCTTCAACTCATTCCTCATCTGGCTGTATTGGTCTTTGAGCTGCTGTGTGGACTCAGTGGATGTCTG ctggatccaaacacagcaaacagaaacctcaaactgtctgacaacaacaggaaggtgacatgTGTGAAGgaggatcagtcatatcctgatcatccagacagatttgattgCTGgcatcagctgctgtgtagaaatgatctgactggtcgctgttactgggaggtcgagtggagaggaagaATTTCTatatcagtgagttacagaggaatcagcagGAAAGGACACAGTGAAGACTGTTGGTTTGGAtggaatgatcagtcctggagaCTGAACTGCTCTGATGATGGTGGTTACTCTGTCTGGCACAATAAGATGCaaacatccatctcctcctcctcctcttcctcctcctcctcctcctcctcctcctctgtctctaacagagtagcagtgtatgtggactgtcctgctggcactctgtccttctacagagtctcctctgacacactgatccacctccacaccttcaacaccacattcactcagcctctgtgtgctggGTTTGGGTTTAATCCtggttcctcagtgtctctgtgtggtctgtag